TTCCCTTTAACTTATTTACATTTTTGCCCAGCTGAAATGTGATCACATTTAGAATCTATCAGCAATTTTTACTGGCAGCAAGCTGGGTGCGTAGGAAAGAAAGCGGACAACTCTCTATTGAATAATGGTCACAAAGAGCCAATGGGTAGAAATCATTAGAGCCGAAGGGATTGATGAAGCCTCAACGCTCGCATAGCACCATAAGTTTGAAGAAATGGAACCTGAACAACATCAGAGGCTTTTTCAGTCTTTAGGTATGAAACCTGAAGACTGAAAAAGTACAAGAGGTATTTATGAATTTTACCTTATCCCAAGTCTAAAAAATTCAAGGTAGGACAGCTGGAGCAATTTTATAAATTTAAGCTCCAGCAGCTCCCAACCTACCTATAGAACAGCTTTCAATCGCTCTTTAAGGGAGGATATAAACACCTTATCCTTCCCCCCAAGATTGGAAACATAAAGTATAAAATCACTACCATCTTTTCTGACAACCGTTACCGTAGTGGTATCTCCTAAAGAACTGGACCAGTCTACCTGTAGATCCTCAATATCCTCGTAAGATGCCATTTCCTTTTCCAAAATATCCCCATCTTTCCAATAGGAAAATACATGGCGTTGTGTAAAACCATTGCCATCTTCACTCACGAATAGAAGCGCGTCACTATAGAAATATGCTACCTCATCAGTAGCCTTTAGGATCCCCTTTCTCTGCATAAACTTGAGGTCCCTATCTGATATCTCACTTCCTTCAACAACCTTGTCGCTAGCTAAAATACCAAACTCTCCACCGACCACCAGCCCACACACCGGCAAGCTCAACACCACTAACAAAGCATGCCTAGCATGCCATTTGGAACCCTCAATTACCGCTGGTGACTTATCACCATTCACAAACAGTAAATAGTTTGCCAATGGCAATACTGTTAGCACGGTTAGAAGCTGGAACACCAGGGGGTAGCCCGTATATCTACCCAAGACTGGTGAGATCAAAAAGGTAATGGCCAATACAACTGCAAATCCTTTGTTTGGCAAATATGATTTACCATATCGATTTTCACTATCTTCACGGAGTTTATTCCAAAGGGGGAAGTACCAGAACTTGTTAAAAATACCTCTAGCGAGCGGCATGATCGCACTACGTTCCTGCTCCCGGATATATTTGAAGTTTCTATAAAACCAATAAACACCAAAAATTCCGAATGTAAAAACCCACATCGCCGTCAGCTTACCCAGGGAGACAGGGTAAAAAATCGTATCTTCCTTTACAGGGTTCTTCCATCTATCAAAGCGCCACATAAAGACCAGGAAGACATACATGGCGGCATAGATATAGATATACGTGGCGAGCGATAACTGTGATAAGAAACAACTCTCAGTATCTCCTGAGGTATTTGCATAAGACTGATAGATACCGTAACTCAGTTGATTCTTGAGTTTGTTAATAGCTTCTACGTAGGCTTGATATTCACTCGGCTTAACATGATCAACTTTACTGCGGTATATGTATTTCAGTGAAAGTGTCTTACTGGTTTCCTGATAGGAAACCTCATTTTTGAAATAGAAAAAGCTGTTATCTTCCTCAAAATACTCACTATCAAAAAACCAATCGTCTCCTTCGAAGTGAATTTCAATAACCTGCTCTATATGCTCTGGATACGATAAAGCCAAGGGATGGTGCCTATCCTGATCATCCGGCTCAGATACCCATGGGCTAACAATGTTTGCATAAAAATCAACCTCCTGGCGCTTTCTATCTGGTTTATCTTCCCAGAAATTTTCCAGCTTATATTGCTCATGAGAGGTGAATATATTTCGCTCTGGGTTATCTTCGAGCTCAATTAGAGCAGCGACTTCAATCCCGGAATAATAATCCTCAAAGAACTCCAAGTATTCTGTCTGTATTTGATCTCGCCCATTGCTAGCTAAACGCTGTCTCTGCCTTTCAGCGTCCTTACCATAATTTACAGTAGTGGTTGTAAAGGTTGCAGGGCCGTCATCCAGTACTGTGAACTCATCTTTTACAAATACTCCATACTTTGCGACATCTGGCTCCATATTTACCAAGTCATCAATGCCCGGCCTGAGTATTAGTGCTTTTCCATAATCTGGCTGAAAAATACTGCTCAAGTCACCATGCTGATAGCTACGCGTTGGATCTACCCAATACTCTTTGTCTTCAAATTCAAAATAGCTGATAACATGGTCAAATGACCTTACGCTGGGGATTCTATCTTTAAGTCTTGTTTCGGTATTGACTAGAGCCGGGTAGCCAACAACTCCAAGTTCTTTCAATAGAGTTAGAAACAGTACGGTTTTATCTTTACAATCTCCATATCTATACCGCAAAGTCGTGCTGGCTGGTCTGGGCTTGTGTGAGTTTTCCCCCAACTCTATCCCTAAGTAACGTATCTCCCCCTGGACAAACCGAAGTGCGGCAGAGATTTGGGAACTCTTATCTTTGTGATTTAACTTGATGTCAGCGACTAATTTGGCTATCTCCGCATCAACATTAAAAACTCCTTGATATAACCCTAATCCCCAGACACCAACATCTTCCCAGGTTGCCAGTTCACTAAAGTAAATAGCGCCCCAAGGACTAAACCAGGAAGGAGTCCCATCGTCAGATTTAAGTGGATCAAGTTTATTGTCCTCGATGATATACTCTCTGGCACCCCCCAGATCTTTTTGTTTGAGTTCTAAATCGCTATTTAAAATTGAACTATAGAGAGGTGTTTGCTTCTCCCACAATATACGCAAATAGAGTCTCTCAAGTGGGACAGACCAATTCAGACTAGAGTTATATGCAAATATCCCGTGATAAACAGGGTTCACCCCTGAGCGAGTGTAGCTATACTCTACAACATCACCCACCCTGATATCGTCTAACAATATATTGAGCGTTAATTGGCCATGGTAAACTGACTCATCCATTTCCTCTTCGCGCCGAATATGATCTATTCGCGCAGTATTGAGTTTATTTAAAACCTGTCTATCGCGGATCACATTAAGAGTATGTAATGTAACCTTTTGATACTCTGGGTCATAATCAATACTTATCTGTGAGCTTTCATCAACCCCCTCTGGGTTAATAATGTATTCAGCCATTCGAAAGAAGTATTCAAATTCTGGCTTATCCCCCGCTTTGATCTGCGAGTCCAGAAGAAGATAATGAACCCCATCCTGGATTTTATCGATCGGCCGCTCTTTTACTTCAGGAACTACTACCTTTGTTACCCAATCTGGTATGGGAGACGTAGCAACTTCTTCCCTTGCCCAAACCTTGCCTACGGCCAACAATGAACAAATCACTAAAACTATTGATATAGCCGCATCAATTTTTTTCTTCATTATCTACTTTTCTACAATACTTAGAGTGGCTTTCAAATACGAAATGGATGCGCACCAGTGAAACTAGACTGCAAACCCAATTAACTCAATACCTGCTTGTACGAGGAGCTTAGTAAAGGCGTTTTTCACTCGAAAGTCCAATATGGAGTCACAATGCGAGCTATCCCGATATTTTTTGTACGATAGTCCATTAACTAAGAACCTAAGACAACGTAAATAGCAGAAGATATAAGATTTAGAAGAGCTGACACTCTCTATACTAAAACTGGTATTCAGATTTATAAAAAGTTAATCACAACCAAACTTCCCCCACAAACTACAAGTAAGCTTATAAATAAGCTTTCCTATTAACTAGGAGTTAACAGGGATAAATTTTGTAACGGTCAGCTACTGTTGGTTTACCCATAGAACAATATAGGGAAACAATTTGCTTCTAGTTAATTTGCGGCCACTGTTCATGGCAGTAGCTAATGTAAATCTCCATAGAAACCTCTTAGTTGTTCCCATTTGGCAACGGCAAGAAATCTAATAGCAGCAGTGGAGCCTAATCATCCCCGAGGAAAGTAGTCGCCCGCCTATGGCATCAAATCTTATGTAGAACAGGTGTTTCTCTTATCGCCAGCAGAAGTTGAGCTTCCGGTAGAGGCGGCCTCCATCAATAATAGGATTAATACAAATAATAGCCTGAATAACACCTGTAAACGATCAATTTAAGCATTAATAGCTGCAACTCCACCTATTAACACTTTTAACCTTTGTAGACTATAATAGCTCAAAAAGCACCCTTTAGCTCGACAAAACCTAACCAAAGGGTGGAAAGGCAACTATTATGGGATTTCACGGTCAATCAGATAAGCAAATACTTGAGTCGCTGGGCAATCGTCTCAAAAACTACCGCTTACGAATGAACCTTACTCAGGATGACATGGCTGAGCGTGCAGGCCTATCCACCTCCACCATTAAAGGGCTGGAGGCTGGTCGTGGCAGGCTTGATAGCCTTGTTGCTGCGCTGAGAGTACTTCGCCAACTTGATTCATTGGATAGCTTCTTACCTGAACCGGCAGTAAGTCCGATGCAAATTGCTACTCAAGGTAAACAGCGGCAGAGAGCCAGCCGCAGCTCACAGAATCAGCGCGATACCCTGCCCTTGAACAGCAATAAGAAAAGGAGCAAGCCGGAATGGTAAACCAGACAAATGCCGCAACAGTTCACTTGTGGGGCGAGTTGGTAGGCGCTGTCCACTGGGGTGACAGTGGTTATGGTTCATTCGAGTATGCACCGGAGTTCTTGCGTCGGGGGCTGGATATTGCTCCGATAACCATGCCAATTGAAACTTCACAAGAGCCATATACATTTCGCGGCCTCGGTCGGGAAACATTTAAAGGATTACCGGGACTCCTCGCCGATTGCCTGCCTGACAAATTCGGCAATGCGGTGATTGATGCCTGGCTCGCACGCCAAGGGCGAACTCCAGACAGCTTCAACCCTATTGAGCGACTCTGTTACACCGGTACTCGTGGCATGGGCGCGCTTGAATTTCAACCAGCGGTGGACGGCACCTTCAAAGACTCTGTCGACCTGAACGTTGAAGAATTAGTCAATCTAGCTGCCGCAATTACCAATAGGCAGACGGATCTCAATACGCAATTTAGACATAGTGATACTGAAAAATCAGGCTCCTTGCTGGACATTTTGCGCGTTGGCACCAGTGCGGGAGGCGCTCGAGCAAAAGCAGTTATTGCCATGAATGATAAGGGGGATATTCGCTCTGGTCAGGTCCCCGCCCCTAAAGGCTATGACTACTGGCTTTTAAAATTTGACGGCGCGGGAGATCTTGAACTCAGGGCAAGCGATGGCTATGGGCGGGTTGAATACGCCTATTATCATATGGCTCGCGAAGCGGGTATCAATATGGCGGAGTGCGGGCTACTGGAGGAAAATGGCCGAGCGCATTTTATGACGCGGCGCTTTGATCGGGTAAACGGGCAAAAGCTTCATATGCAGTCTCTATGTGGTATTGCGCACTTAGATTTCAACATGGCAGGCGCACACTCCTATGAGCAAGTATTCAGCATAATACGTGAACTATATCTGTCTAAAAATGAAGCCGTTCAGCAATATCGCCGTATGGTCTTCAACGTATTGGCCAGGAATCAAGATGATCATACAAAGAATATTGCATTTCTTATGGACCCAGCCGGAGAATGGTCTCTTTCACCAGCCTTTGACCTGACTTATGCCCACAATCCTGGCGGAGCTTGGACAAGTCAACACCAGATGAGTATTAACGGAAAGCGTGATCACTTCAATTTAGATGACTTAATAACATTAGGGGAATCCATCAGCATTAAGCGTCCAATGGAGATAATTGATCAGGTCGCAAGTGCGGTAGCAAATTGGGAGCAGTTCGCTGAAGCCTCCGGTGTCTCTGAAAGCTGGATTATTGAAATTGGCCAAAACCACCGCAAGCTAACTTGAATTTTATCTATATGTCATTGACCTAGCCGCTACCCACTTCTTTTGTGGCCCCAAGGATGGAGCCAGGGTTCGATCCCAAATTTTACCGCTAAAACCTTCAGCCTCCCAACCATACTCCCACGGCGGCCCCAGTGTATCTTTTAACTCCAAAGATCCCTTGTCGAATAGAACAGAGGCACCGTAAACGGGCTTATAGTCCATGAGATATCGAGCGGGATGAAGTCAAGTCCAATCGAAAAAACGACACTTCAATCGTCTTCATCTGAGAAATATCAGCTTACATTCTATTTTGGCGATTAACGTATAAAAGAGCTGCTCATGATGAAACTGTCACTTCTATTCACAATAATTTTGATTTCCCTTGCTTTTATGGGAGCTAAAACGGCAGCAGAAGAGAATAGTCATAACTCAATCAAGAATAGTGAGGGCATCATTTGTAATAATGAGTATGTTCTATGCACATCTGCCCCATGCATTCCAGATCCCAGTAATCCAGATTCAAATGCAGTTTGCAGATGTGACGTTAATAAGGGGTTGAACTTCGGGTTTTCTGAATGTAAAAACCGAACTCCTGTGACTGACTCAAACGACGTCAAAAAAGCCTTATCGACATTTTCTTTCGCGCAGGCTCCCACCAAGCCTGTACTTTCCTGCCCCGAAGGTAAACCGTGGACTGATTGCCTGGATCAACCCTGCATTGTCGACCCGATGAATCCACTTAAAGCCATATGCACATGCAAGATTGTACGGGATAAGTCTTTTGTAACTTTTGGAGGCGATTGTGTTTCCCTGAGTTGTGATACGGGTTACTGGTCAGGTGCAACGGCAGAGTCCTATGTGGGAGCAAGCAGAAAACTGATGAAGGCATTTAGCTTAGATGAGGTTCCCGCCAAATATTGCGTGGGGATGAAACCTGAGGTTTCAGAGTAATTTCTGCGCGATCCAAGTCACATCAGTCTTTTGTGCTTTTTAGAAATAGATACCCAATTCGCAGTACGGAGCGTTGATCCCTACTCTGTTTAGAGGCCATACAATTCATGAAAGAATCACCAAGTAGATTATATTACTTTCATAATTATTGAAATTTCGGAAAAAGTTAAATCACCCTTATCGTAATTTCTGGTATGGTTAAATCAACCACAAGAAATGATTAACTAACAACTGCCGCCTAAAAAATAAAAACCAAACAAGCAACACTATTTTTAGACAAAAGGCACTCTTATGAGAACACGCTGTAGCCACGTTTTACTCTGGGTGGAGGATATTCATCAAGCCGTACAGGATTTTCGCCAGCTGGGTTTTACCGTAGATTATGCAACGAAAGAAAAAAGTGCTCAGCACGCACATATTTGGTTTCGTGAGGGAGCGATTATTGAGTTACTAACATCACCATCCAATGCTCAATACTTCAAATGGATTATTGACCTCTTTGCCGGCCGGGGCGCAGGACGTAGGATGATACGTTGGTCGCAAGAAGGAGAAGGTTTTTGTGATGTTGCCTTAGTCAGTGACGATTTTGATAATGATCTTTCAGCGATGAAGCGTGAGGGTGTTCAAACCGGGCGAGTGATTCCCTGGCAACGAACCAAGCCAAACGGACAAAAAACCAGCTTCCGCTTTGTTTATCCTCGCTCTGAGCGACTGCCATTTATTGTAAGTCCATATAACCCACCTCAGTACCCTCAAGAAACAAACCATAAAAATGGTGCTACTGGCCTGAGTAAAGTGCACATGGAAGTCAGTGAACAGGACTGGAAAACTGTACAACGTTTAATCGATAAAGATTCCACATTTAATATCAAACCCGGGCCTACAACCAAAGTTACGGGTATAGAGGTTAGTGGTCTGAGAGAAAATTTGGACCCGACTCTTTTGCATGGGAGTAAAATCAACCCAGCAAGCTAAGGAGCCTCTGAGCTATTTAGTGGATCAATCTCTACAGAGATTGATCCACTCACCATCAAGATAGATAAAACAGTCGTTAACTAAACTGTCGAAATCTTATTACAGACGGTATAGAACTCCAACTCCCGCACGACGTCCTTTTGCCGGCGCCCCTATTCTGGCATCAGGGGCAAATATCGCATTGGTGTAGCCATATAACTGATACTGCTCATCAAGCAGATTGTCAGCAAACAGATAAAGCTCCATAGAGTCCGTTTGCAGTGCTACACGAAGGTCCACCTTGCTGTAAGCATCCAGGTTAAAGTGGTTTTGTGCATCTGCCGGGCGCTCATCTACATGACGTACAGTCAGGTTGGTATTGAGAGCCGGTGCGCTTAACCCCATAAAGTCTGGTAGAGGCTGGTAGTAATTCAATGCCAGGCTAGCACTCCAGCTGGGTACGTCAGGCACTTCATTACCCGCCAAAACGTCACCACCGGAAACACCATACACATCTTTTGTAATTTCCGTATCCAGGAAGCTCAAGCCACCGGCAATACTAAACTGCTCGGTAATAAACCAATCGGCCTCAAGCTCTGCACCAAATGTCTCCGTATCTGCGTTTACTGCAGCAGAGGAATAGGAAGCAAAATCAAAGCCTAACAAATGATCATCTTCCACTGAGCTAAAGAATACAGCACCACTGATATTCAAACTGTCTGACTCATTTTTAATGCCTAGCTCGAAGGTGTCGACAGTTGCGGGCTTGTAAGCAACGCTATCGGCAGACTGCAAAGCAAAGTCATTGAACCCACCGGATTTATAGCCTCGTGCGGCAACTGCATAGATATTTGTGGAATTGGACAGCGAATAACCAAGAGCCAAGCGGCCAGTTGTATAACTATCGTCCAAATCTCTTTGATCTTGAGAAACGTAGAGATTGCCATCCATACCGTAGCTGGAATACTCACCGGCGTACTTCTTACTCTCTTGGGTGTAACGTAATCCAGCTGTAAATTTTAGGGAGTCAGTTACAGGTAATGTAGTCTCACCGTAAATAGCCTGGCTATCAGTATCGTAATCCCGGTATTGATTGGCGAAGGACACCAAATCAATTGAGTCAAAACTTCTTTCACCTTCTTGTAGATTGAGTCCAATCACCCAGAATGTAGATGCCTCAGGCAATGAGGACAAGCGTAGATCCTGGCTGATGGTCTGCTCGTCCTGGCTATCGCCACGAAGATACTCCATTGGGAAATTGAACACTGCTTGGGCAGTCTCTTGGTCAAAACCGGTTAGGTAACTAAAATCCGTGTTGACCAATGCAGTGATAGAAGTCAGTTGAGTATTAGCCCATTGGTGATTGATTTCAGTGGAAAATCGCTCAACGGTTTTTTCATTATCGTCAAAAGCTCCTGGTGTGTGTTCACTGCCAGGGTCATCACCGAAAGGTTGTAATAACTGAAGGTTCAGAAAGCCTTCCTGTTGTTGCTTCTCAGCAATAAATAAGGCTGATGTTTTCGCACCCAAATCCCATTCCAGACTACCTCTGAAAGCCAGGTCTTTGGGTTCAGTCATTGGATCGCCGTTAGTCGTATTCTCAACCCAATGGTCCTCACTGATATGTCGGATGGCTACTCGGCCACGGAGTGATTCAGAGAATGGGCCGCTGATAACAGTTTGATATAAACTCTGGTTATCCTCTCCGAGCTCTACACGTCCGTAAGCTTCAAACTCTTCGGTTGGCTTGTTAGTGGTAATATTAATAGCGCCAGCTTCACTGTTGCGCCCGAATAAGGTCCCTTGAGGACCCTTTAATATTTCCAGTCTTTCGATATCAAGGGTCCCAAGGGACACATTTCCCGCAGGCATAGATACGCCATCAAGGTTCACTACAACGGAGCCATCATCCTTATTTACCTGAGTCAGTGAACCAACCCCGCGAATACGGATATTTGCATCCACCGCACCACTGGAAGAATAAACATCTACTCCAGGTGCACTGCGTAATGCATCTTCAAAATTGAGCAGCAATCGGTTTTTCAAATCCTCTTCGCTAACAACACTCAAGCTGAAGGGAACATCCTTGGCTTTCTCTTTTGTAAGCCGGGCAGTAACTTCAACGACTTCCATTTCTATTTCGGAAGAACTCTCCTTTTCCGCTCCTTCCGCCGTAGAGTAGGCTCCGGAAGCGTATAACAGACTTGCCGATATTAGCGAAATTTGTTTCGCAAGTACTTTCTTATCTAGGTTTAAGCTGAGCATAAATTGAATTTCCTTTCTATTACTTAGGCTATTAATTGATATTCGATACTTCAGAACTCTCAGCCAGTAAATTCTGTGCAGGGTCCCGCTGATAGGAAGGCCAGATATCCAGCGCTAGAACTTTCTCCGAGGGCAGACGCTCAATCAGCGTTTTTCCATTGATGACCTCAGAATCCAACTCATTGATATCGGCTAGCAAACGGTAGCTGGCCGTTTGTGCGACCGGTTGCCATCCACCCTTCTCCCAGCGCCAACGCTGTCCGTCCAGGCGTATTTGACCGGACTCCAGGTACTCGACCGTCAGAGCTGATGACAGAGGAGCCCCGAGCATATTTTGTGTCCGTGTCTCACCGACATAAGCGCTCAGTACATTTTCAATATTCTTCTGCTGCTTGATGTCATCGAGTAACGCGGACAGGGACTCAGGAGATTGCAGAAGCGTCCAGTCCAGTGCAGCCACCGGCGCGTAGTAGCGAGTCCAACCGGAAATCGGTGCGGTGCTTAAGCGCTCAACGGGTACCTCACTGCCAGCCAAGTCTCTGGTCGTCTTATCGGAGTATCGAACCAGCACATCATCAAGCACTTCAATGCCGTCGATTTCCGCTACACAAAGCAGGCCAATCGCTCCAGAAACTCCATCGCTGAGCCACGCGGAGCCGGCAATACGTCGTAAGTCC
This DNA window, taken from Microbulbifer sp. VAAF005, encodes the following:
- a CDS encoding DUF3857 and transglutaminase domain-containing protein, with translation MKKKIDAAISIVLVICSLLAVGKVWAREEVATSPIPDWVTKVVVPEVKERPIDKIQDGVHYLLLDSQIKAGDKPEFEYFFRMAEYIINPEGVDESSQISIDYDPEYQKVTLHTLNVIRDRQVLNKLNTARIDHIRREEEMDESVYHGQLTLNILLDDIRVGDVVEYSYTRSGVNPVYHGIFAYNSSLNWSVPLERLYLRILWEKQTPLYSSILNSDLELKQKDLGGAREYIIEDNKLDPLKSDDGTPSWFSPWGAIYFSELATWEDVGVWGLGLYQGVFNVDAEIAKLVADIKLNHKDKSSQISAALRFVQGEIRYLGIELGENSHKPRPASTTLRYRYGDCKDKTVLFLTLLKELGVVGYPALVNTETRLKDRIPSVRSFDHVISYFEFEDKEYWVDPTRSYQHGDLSSIFQPDYGKALILRPGIDDLVNMEPDVAKYGVFVKDEFTVLDDGPATFTTTTVNYGKDAERQRQRLASNGRDQIQTEYLEFFEDYYSGIEVAALIELEDNPERNIFTSHEQYKLENFWEDKPDRKRQEVDFYANIVSPWVSEPDDQDRHHPLALSYPEHIEQVIEIHFEGDDWFFDSEYFEEDNSFFYFKNEVSYQETSKTLSLKYIYRSKVDHVKPSEYQAYVEAINKLKNQLSYGIYQSYANTSGDTESCFLSQLSLATYIYIYAAMYVFLVFMWRFDRWKNPVKEDTIFYPVSLGKLTAMWVFTFGIFGVYWFYRNFKYIREQERSAIMPLARGIFNKFWYFPLWNKLREDSENRYGKSYLPNKGFAVVLAITFLISPVLGRYTGYPLVFQLLTVLTVLPLANYLLFVNGDKSPAVIEGSKWHARHALLVVLSLPVCGLVVGGEFGILASDKVVEGSEISDRDLKFMQRKGILKATDEVAYFYSDALLFVSEDGNGFTQRHVFSYWKDGDILEKEMASYEDIEDLQVDWSSSLGDTTTVTVVRKDGSDFILYVSNLGGKDKVFISSLKERLKAVL
- a CDS encoding helix-turn-helix transcriptional regulator translates to MGFHGQSDKQILESLGNRLKNYRLRMNLTQDDMAERAGLSTSTIKGLEAGRGRLDSLVAALRVLRQLDSLDSFLPEPAVSPMQIATQGKQRQRASRSSQNQRDTLPLNSNKKRSKPEW
- a CDS encoding VOC family protein, translating into MRTRCSHVLLWVEDIHQAVQDFRQLGFTVDYATKEKSAQHAHIWFREGAIIELLTSPSNAQYFKWIIDLFAGRGAGRRMIRWSQEGEGFCDVALVSDDFDNDLSAMKREGVQTGRVIPWQRTKPNGQKTSFRFVYPRSERLPFIVSPYNPPQYPQETNHKNGATGLSKVHMEVSEQDWKTVQRLIDKDSTFNIKPGPTTKVTGIEVSGLRENLDPTLLHGSKINPAS
- a CDS encoding type II toxin-antitoxin system HipA family toxin, with translation MVNQTNAATVHLWGELVGAVHWGDSGYGSFEYAPEFLRRGLDIAPITMPIETSQEPYTFRGLGRETFKGLPGLLADCLPDKFGNAVIDAWLARQGRTPDSFNPIERLCYTGTRGMGALEFQPAVDGTFKDSVDLNVEELVNLAAAITNRQTDLNTQFRHSDTEKSGSLLDILRVGTSAGGARAKAVIAMNDKGDIRSGQVPAPKGYDYWLLKFDGAGDLELRASDGYGRVEYAYYHMAREAGINMAECGLLEENGRAHFMTRRFDRVNGQKLHMQSLCGIAHLDFNMAGAHSYEQVFSIIRELYLSKNEAVQQYRRMVFNVLARNQDDHTKNIAFLMDPAGEWSLSPAFDLTYAHNPGGAWTSQHQMSINGKRDHFNLDDLITLGESISIKRPMEIIDQVASAVANWEQFAEASGVSESWIIEIGQNHRKLT
- a CDS encoding TonB-dependent receptor, giving the protein MLSLNLDKKVLAKQISLISASLLYASGAYSTAEGAEKESSSEIEMEVVEVTARLTKEKAKDVPFSLSVVSEEDLKNRLLLNFEDALRSAPGVDVYSSSGAVDANIRIRGVGSLTQVNKDDGSVVVNLDGVSMPAGNVSLGTLDIERLEILKGPQGTLFGRNSEAGAINITTNKPTEEFEAYGRVELGEDNQSLYQTVISGPFSESLRGRVAIRHISEDHWVENTTNGDPMTEPKDLAFRGSLEWDLGAKTSALFIAEKQQQEGFLNLQLLQPFGDDPGSEHTPGAFDDNEKTVERFSTEINHQWANTQLTSITALVNTDFSYLTGFDQETAQAVFNFPMEYLRGDSQDEQTISQDLRLSSLPEASTFWVIGLNLQEGERSFDSIDLVSFANQYRDYDTDSQAIYGETTLPVTDSLKFTAGLRYTQESKKYAGEYSSYGMDGNLYVSQDQRDLDDSYTTGRLALGYSLSNSTNIYAVAARGYKSGGFNDFALQSADSVAYKPATVDTFELGIKNESDSLNISGAVFFSSVEDDHLLGFDFASYSSAAVNADTETFGAELEADWFITEQFSIAGGLSFLDTEITKDVYGVSGGDVLAGNEVPDVPSWSASLALNYYQPLPDFMGLSAPALNTNLTVRHVDERPADAQNHFNLDAYSKVDLRVALQTDSMELYLFADNLLDEQYQLYGYTNAIFAPDARIGAPAKGRRAGVGVLYRL